The DNA sequence gaccttgacatttgttgctcgtttcaattcattaatcaattccaaacagtaAACTAGAGAAGAAGGTATACAGGtgccataaagatttttctctaatagtggtgaacatatgcaagcttaagatgtctacctatagattaaaacaagaatctcacaaattggtattatatcatctttccccttaggtttgaaaagagaattatggaaataattatataccagaaggttagtgggagtaatatttgttttatacgtagacaatatgttacttgcaaatgatgataaaagttttctatataagttgaaataattcatatctcaaattattatttttgagataaggaaaataaataattatatttttaattaattaaagagtagccacaacatctctgattaaataaaattatgtattattcatctgatataacttttatctttaagtgtgataaattcaactcgaactagcatctgaaaaatgatctggagtgagaataaattaagaacattcatttgcttctatttagaagcctaatgtatgcctaagagtctgaataagactttggatTACATTTATTTCAGGATcattaagtagtatcagaataactaaagttaagaccactttattcttcatagaaagtgatgaggtgtctttaagatactaaaaattatattcatacatattttgttaagatgaattgaccatctggaaatatagttaaccaattagattctaacgtactttactggttgtattgattcacgtaaatcaatattttattacaaccTTAAGATTACTAGTAAGTTACATTgtggagaatcttgattgttatttctaCTATAGAAGTcacattcatttattgttttgaggatacatctcgtatgatatattatagagtttcatagtaggcctagagttcagaattacagtttcattaggccattaagaaaattttgcgataaattcaattacaataatactggtcgaagctagcatatcgacactAAGTATTTAGTCATAAAAAGACATGATAAATGGTCATTAATCaagcaaactgaattgggtgatcgcacatccttgactaaaggcatgccgcaacacaaattcaaggatcataaagtaaatatgggattcagttaacccatatgcaattttttatttgtacaaccaaaaattattcaatgaaactctagctaatttcgatattttctcatatttatgtgcaccttaatttcatctgagaaaattatcgtaagaggacctgaataaacataagatttagggtttattcacttaagtacattgccacattaagtacattgttatacaataaatatatcgtaatacatggaagataatactcgacttataatgaggacatgtcgctatgattcgtatgtttattatataatgaggaacgtttgggtttgaatgttttagtctaaatgctgaccaagcgGGAGAATatcagaatatttttatttaaggaaatatatttctatttaaagaaataaatttctatttaaggaaataaataaataattgattttctgataaatgaatattttatatttattgaatctggacaaaatcaattatgtaatattctatatatggtcagatttctatattcattacccgatttgatttcctgaattaattgtcaaaatattcttaCAATTAATGtagcgcagatactgatggagtatctcacctataaatatagggtctcggtccccgagctcctcactcattctgttcataacagcaaaatccatctaaagagagttgagagagcgaggaagcctgattacccacatcaaccagtttcctttgcagatcaaagcttatgtgggtttgaagctcaagaatcaatggctggaggtattttgatccttattcatagtatatatatgtttgatttaatttcgcattttatacataaacatatatattttagtttatacatataaatgtctaacaatgAATGGATGGTCAGCAACAAAGGTAATAATTTGAGGAGGCTTGTTCCGAGGAGGCTTGCTCCTCGGACAAAAAAAGGTGGCAGCAGCAGCCTCTGTCCCATCTTCATTCACTTCGATACAACACTTTTGAAGCATAGCCTGTATAAAATCATTAGAACCAGGAGACTGAGAGTAAACCATTTTTGAGAAATCTGCATCAACCTCATTGAAAGCCAAAGTTAATCcctttttcttaactaactccTTAGCATCCACATTATATGAGAATTTCATCTTGGGAATCAACACACGAGAAAGTTTCACCTTCCTTAGATGATCATTAAGACTCTCAGGCGCCAACAATTTCGTATCCAAATTGAACTTTTCCACCATATCTTGTAATCCATACGGATCATGAGGAAGAAGCAAGTACATAGACAATTGTATTTGTTTCCCACATTCACCAATTACGCTTTCATATGGGAGTTTGAGAACCTTGAAATCATCAAGGGATGCATAGTCGTGAGAAACATTATGACTATTCATGGAAGGTACTTGGATTGTTTCTCTGTTAAAAATGTGAAACTCTTTATCTCGAGTCTTAGAGACCATAAAAGGATCTTCCCATGATCCCTTGAAATATATTGCATTAGCAAGACAAAGTGGGGGTGCCAAATTTACACCCTTGGACAAAAGTTGTTTAATGAGACCTCTTGTCTCCTTTTCCACCCATAGGTTCACATCTTCCCTGACTTTATCACCCTACATTTCAAAATTTACAATTgaaatgaaaaagaataaaatgaaCAAAGTAAaacaattaaagatataaaagacgAAATTGTTCATACCTCGCGCATAAGGTCAACATTTTTCACTTTTGCCTTATAGATTGTTTTCGTGATTTTTCTGAAAGATGGAATTAACTGGAATTGATTATGAACCCATAAGGCGTTTGCAACTGAAAAAAGaggttgtttttgtttttgtctcTTCTGACGTTTTTTTTGGTGAATTGTGGGGACATGGGAAGGGGTGGAGGCCTTAGAGCCAGAGGAGTAGCGGAGAAGAGACATCATAACAGAAGATTTTTGGTTCAAATCCTCGATTCCTTGTGAACCCAGAAATTTCAAGAACTGCTCTAATGTGTTACCTTCAGCGCCAGCAGCCACCATATTCAGCATCAAATTTATTGAGAGAGGAGACATTACAACGTTTTTAGCACTACTCTCATTCTTTTTCATCTCGTCAAGAATTAATTGTGCTGCAATTTGAGTGCAAAACTCCATGACTTGTAGCAGTGATGAATGGAATGGCGTAGAGAGCAAGACACTAGAGATTGAATTGTGGGAAACTACTGAGTGTAATCAAGTATATATAGGCTTCTTAACCGTGGCTCTCAAGCCATCCTTTGTGATTGGTTAATACattattgaatattttatatttgataccCTATTAAAGTTGTTTTTATAATAACCTAAACCCTTAATAGGACCAATAGCCATATTaaagggtgctaggcaccacccatttagcatttctcttaattattttcaaaaagaaaagatTATTAGGTTTATTACTGTTTGATTAGAAACCAAGGTTTATTCCTAGGAAAatttattatagtatatataaaaGAGTGTGGAGGGTTCGAGTCCTCTTCTTAGTTTTGGGACAAATTGAATTTTTTCAATCAATTATGCACATCATAATTTTGCATTGATTTCCCTAATTTTGCATTAAAACATATCCCTCAAATTGTAGAATAGTCATTATATGATTTCTTAAAGGAAAGTTGAAAAAAACGAAAACAAAAAGAGTAATCCATAactgtattttattaaataaaacaaaatagcCAAATGACAAAGAAAACTTTCTAAGTTTTATAGTTTCAAAATGACCATTCAAAGTTATCTTGGGCATCTGTTTTGACAGGACAGTACGTGTAAACACATAATATCActaataccattttttttttttgaaaaaatatcactaaTACCATTTCAAATACTTCATTACAAGGAAGAAAGAAATACACGATATATGTATTAATAGTTATACTAGCTTAAAATTCAGTAccaaaagaaaagtaaaaagaAGCTGAAAACAATGTCTAGAAACTACTATTACTAATTACAAACAACAGTTCATAAACAAAAATGTTTCTAGTTTTGTGGATCAAGAACTGCCCCGGTGGAAACAACGAGGTTTGTAAACTCTTCAACAATCATAAACATGAATGGATGGTCAGCAACAAAGGTAGAAACTGGAGTAGGCTCACAATCTGGATCAAAACCGAATGCGATTCTAGCAAAAGTGGCTGCAGCAGCCTCTGTCCCTTCTTCATTCACTTCGATACAAGACTTGTGAACCATAATGTTTACATAAACATTAGTAACAGGATTGACATTAACCATGTTTGAGAAATCTGCATTCACACTGAAAGGCAAAGTTAACCCTTGATCCTCAAGTAACTCCTTAACATCAACACCATAAGAGAATTTCATCTTGGGAATTGACACACGAGAAAGTTCCACCTTCCTTAGATGATTATTAAGACTCTTGGGCGCCAACAGTTTCGGATCTGAATTGAACTTTTTCACCATATCTTGTAATCCGTACGTATCATGAGGAAGAAGCAAGTACATAGAGAATTGTAATGGCTTTCCATCATCACCTATTCCTCTTTCATATGGGAGTTTGAGAACCTTGAAATCATCAAGGGATGCATAGGAGCGATAAACATCATAACTATTCAAGAAAGGTACATCGATTATTTCTCTGTTAAGAATGTGAAACTTCTTATGTTTAGTCTTCCAGGCCATAAAAGGATCTTCCCATGATCCCCTGAAATATAAAGCATTAGCAAGAGAAAGTGGGGGAGCCAATTCTACAGTCTTTGGCAAAATTTCTTTGATGAGACCTCTTGTCTCCTTTTCCACCCATAAGTTCACATTTTCTCTAACTTTATCAGCctacatatacaaattaaaaaaaaaatgaaaatttgacAATATGAAAAACTATTATAGATGTAAAAGATGAAATTATTCATACCTCAAATTTAAGGTCGACATTTTCCACTTTTGCCTTATAGATTGTTTCCGTAATTTCTTTGAAAGATGGAATTAGCTGGTATTGTTTATCAACCAGTATAGCGTTTGCAACAGAAAAAagaggttgttgttgttgaagtTGTTGAAGTTGTTTTTGTTCTGTGTTGTGGGGAAATGTGGGGAAGAAGCCCATGGGATGCTTTGGAGGAGCAGAGGAGGAGTGGAGTAGAGACATCATCAGAGAAGATTTTTGGTTCAAATCTTCGATTCCATTTGAACCAAGAAACTTCAACAACTGCTCTAATGTCTTTCCTCCAGCTCCAGCAGCCAATACATTCAGCATCAAGCATATTGATATAGGAGACATTAAAACGTTTTCAGCACTGCTCACATTCTTATTCATCTCGTTAAGAATTGATTGTGTTGCAATTTGGGTGCAAAACTCCATGACTTGTAGGATAGAGAGCAATGCTTTTCAAAGATTGAAATTTGGTTATTTGAGAGTAAGAATTATATAGGGCAAGATACAAAGATCAAAACTTGGTAGGGTATACAATGTATACGATCAAAGatagtaattatttatgtatttatttattttttttgaaaaggttTCTGTTTcttattcatattaattaataattaatgttttcttttctttcctttCTTATTGGTTAAGGTTTATTtagatttattttgtaattaataacatttaatgGTGGGATCCAATTAATACTATTTTATCGATtgttttgaaataatttaaacCTTTCCATTGAAAAAGACTTGCTAAAATTGAAATCATTTAtgaaaattggaaaataatcaatatcaatatatctCTCAAACAAACAtatctaacgacatttcttggtttaacattcttggtttaacagaatatacttaaaaataaaagaatattctgttaaatttaacgattagtttgatctcccgttaaaaaataaacccaataattaaacccaaaaaattaaacaatcttttaaataaacaatcttttaaatattaataatctctttttaaattaaaaaaaaaatatagataaaatatctagaaaagataatataaaagaagattgttgtgttggcttagagatttttgggcttggcttaaaaaaataaataaaaaaaaaagatgaaatgggctgtaattagtatttaccttatatgtttgtgcttatttttagttttatttttaattttaccaccaagaggagaaggttgaaaaatattagaatatgaaaatattattggtgcttattagtaatttgcaaagagtgtgaaagtctataaatatatagttgtgtagctattattagatatgaaatgagataatagaacttttttcaattcgaagattaatgtacattttactattaataacatacattattataacacaactatgttttacttactaaatatactgacacatattttatttttataaaacaaatcgttcaaataattatactattttaattattaattaaaataaaaaactaaaatattaaataaaactaacactacgtggcttggcacgtaacaatcacctagtatatataaaggaaagcacaaaatAGTTTAGGTGGCATCCTTTacaatttttattctattttttaagaGCTTAACacatttttctaataaaaatcaAGTAAAAGCATATAAATGCATTAAATATGTAatagtaaaaaattatttatttatatccaCATTAATTTATAGCATTTTAAAACTATTGGCAttctttataaaaaataaatatatttaatttttatttattaaacacaaaaaatatcatatattcATAACAAAATAGTGATAATACCTTTTAAAAAAAGGAAATTACCATATAATTTAGGTGGCatcctaaaaaaatatcaataatatttcataacaattttataaatttataattacgCTGTTGCTAGGAATGATGATGTGGTACACTCTATAACATTTCCTatattttctttgttttctcattttttttctatattatttcatttttatatttaacaataataatacaACATttaaatcaaaacaataatGGCCCTCTTTGAGCTATCAAACAGTCAAACTTCCTTCTCTCGCGTGAGACCAACAGTATCATATATGTTTTATACTCATGTTCTCCAAAGGTATACAAGTTGAAAAGCCAAagctattaattaataataaaacttatattatgaatattaatattaattacagtaaatgtttttactttaattttttgtcgTTACATTtttgcatgtatatatatagtatacatACTATAGGCTATCTTCATTCTCATGATTATCATATCCTTCTCTTGCactttatactatttttttttttaatatcccTCTTAAGCTTtttcaaatcttttattttgattatgATATTCATCTCTACATCATCttacttaattatattatatttgatatCCTCCAAAAATATTAGTCAAACATGTAAATGTTTTTTTAGGTAATATCTTCtttattatttcaatttctattttttattataacacAATAAAACAATTGATTGGTATATATTTTTGTGCAAAAATTTCTGCAAGATTGTATGTGCCAAGCCAATAACAAATTTTATGTTGACAAATAGgatatttattttgaaagagAGAGGACATAGAGGTGACGTGACGACAAAAAAATCATCGACTCTGCATGCAATCAAGGCGAACAGGCGACCATTCTTCAGACCCGACCCGAATCCACTTGATGACAAATAGAATATTGATTTACACACATTATTCCTCTTATTTATTCtccatctaattttattaaaaatttctaaattatGTTGAATTTGAAAGTGCtttcagttttttatttttatttgtagtAACTCGTGAATATACAAGTTATATATGCACTAATAAAATCATTATATTTTTCTCCATTTACTCTTAATGGAtcaaataaatacatattatatttatattgtattataatttaattttttttaaagggtATTATAAGTATAGATTTATAGAATTATGACTAAGTACAATCAATTTACGCTATATTTGCataattctattttttatttttagttgtgtGATAACTCttttaatgaatatataaatggcaaaattatcatgttaattttttttcccaTGTTGTTAATATATAAATCGaataaatgaatatatatatatatatatttatataatattattatttattaattaaaaaaaatgtacaattaatacttttttgttaaaaaaaaaatataactgaTCTTAACACTGTTGATATCTTTTATACTATTAAGTGTGATTATATCAATTCACATTTATtttacacttttatttttatcaccACCAACTAATAATTTATTcatataattacaatatatatttgataACTTTGGTAAATGTATTgtctatatttatatttattagaaataaattattgttccttaaaaaataataaataaataaattaatactaatttttatcaTAGCAGttactaataataaaataaaattaacaataaatttatataatatgattttttttatatatatatatatattgttttaacTTTAATAGAACATGGTTTAAATTGTGGTAATTTAAAAATAcactaatttattttctctatagatacattattataatttttaaaatatataacttcaagcatttctattaatattagtaattaattaattttgtaactgaATCTATATAATATCAATCATAACAATATATGTTATTAATTttctatagtttttttttacaatataatattttaatttatttaatattataacaGTTACTAATtagctaaaaaataatattaatttaaatataataattgtagtagttaataattaataaatttttttattgagtTCATATAGTGGTagaatttatttatcaatt is a window from the Cannabis sativa cultivar Pink pepper isolate KNU-18-1 chromosome 1, ASM2916894v1, whole genome shotgun sequence genome containing:
- the LOC115704118 gene encoding serpin-ZX-like, which translates into the protein MEFCTQIAAQLILDEMKKNESSAKNVVMSPLSINLMLNMVAAGAEGNTLEQFLKFLGSQGIEDLNQKSSVMMSLLRYSSGSKASTPSHVPTIHQKKRQKRQKQKQPLFSVANALWVHNQFQLIPSFRKITKTIYKAKVKNVDLMREGDKVREDVNLWVEKETRGLIKQLLSKGVNLAPPLCLANAIYFKGSWEDPFMVSKTRDKEFHIFNRETIQVPSMNSHNVSHDYASLDDFKVLKLPYESVIGECGKQIQLSMYLLLPHDPYGLQDMVEKFNLDTKLLAPESLNDHLRKVKLSRVLIPKMKFSYNVDAKELVKKKGLTLAFNEVDADFSKMVYSQSPGSNDFIQAMLQKCCIEVNEDGTEAAAATFFCPRSKPPRNKPPQIITFVADHPFIVRHLYV
- the LOC115705113 gene encoding serpin-ZXA, which produces MEFCTQIATQSILNEMNKNVSSAENVLMSPISICLMLNVLAAGAGGKTLEQLLKFLGSNGIEDLNQKSSLMMSLLHSSSAPPKHPMGFFPTFPHNTEQKQLQQLQQQQPLFSVANAILVDKQYQLIPSFKEITETIYKAKVENVDLKFEADKVRENVNLWVEKETRGLIKEILPKTVELAPPLSLANALYFRGSWEDPFMAWKTKHKKFHILNREIIDVPFLNSYDVYRSYASLDDFKVLKLPYERGIGDDGKPLQFSMYLLLPHDTYGLQDMVKKFNSDPKLLAPKSLNNHLRKVELSRVSIPKMKFSYGVDVKELLEDQGLTLPFSVNADFSNMVNVNPVTNVYVNIMVHKSCIEVNEEGTEAAAATFARIAFGFDPDCEPTPVSTFVADHPFMFMIVEEFTNLVVSTGAVLDPQN